Proteins co-encoded in one Nitrospiraceae bacterium genomic window:
- the carB gene encoding carbamoyl-phosphate synthase large subunit, with the protein MPKRSDIKTILLIGSGPIVIGQACEFDYSGTQACKALREEGYRVVLVNSNPATIMTDPEIADATYIEPLTADILELIIKKEKPDAILPTMGGQTALNLAVELAESGVLDKNKVELIGAKLHAIKKAEDRELFKEAMKKIDLDVPKSAHIGNMKQGLEIIETIGFPAILRPSFTLGGTGGGIAYNMEEYTELLDKGLKLSPVHQVLVEESVIGWKEYELEVMRDTKDNVVIICSIENLDPMGVHTGDSITVAPAQTLTDKEYQTMRDASIAIIREIGVDTGGSNIQFALNPENGRMIVIEMNPRVSRSSALASKATGFPIAKIAAKLAVGMTLDEIPNDITKETPASFEPTIDYVVTKIPRFAFEKFRGSNPTLTTQMKSVGEVMSIGRTFKESLQKALRSLEISSYGFENINLDIEELKPKLKVPNAERLWYIAEAVRKGMSLSEIYELTWIDPWFLNNIKQIIDMEEEIKKMKPGKDAGETLRKFKEYGFSDRRIAQLTKKKEDEIRKLRNELRIKPVYKMVDTCAAEFAAYTPYMYSTYERPFFKLGLSSPVTDCEANPTDKKKVVILGSGPNRIGQGIEFDYCCVHAVFALKELGFETIMVNCNPETVSTDYDTADRLYFEPLTIEDVMNIIQTEKPIGIIVQFGGQTPLKLAVPLEKEGVKILGTTPDSIDRAENRKRFKELLHKLNLKQAESDTAMSPEEAFAIAKKIGYPVMVRPSYVLGGRAMEIVYDEISLMDYMERAVKASSKHPVLVDKYLEGAVEVDVDAISDGSDVIIGGVMEHIEEAGIHSGDSACSLPAYSLSKDIVDEIKKQTKALAKELNVIGLMNIQFAVKDKEIYVLEVNPRASRTIPYVSKATGVPLAKLAAKAMLGKTLKELGIEKEKEMTHVAVKEAVLPFDRFTGVDVILGPEMKSTGEVMGIDADFGMAYAKAQLSSSNKIPTSGRIFISVRDEDKEGICKLVRQLNDMGFDVVATRGTAQHLKDKCIPVEVVNKVTEGRPDIIDMIKNKEVHFIINTVSDAKAQKDSYSIRRSALQYRIPYTTTVSGAKAVVNAIEKLLKKNMTIKSIQEYHNLL; encoded by the coding sequence ATGCCAAAAAGAAGTGATATAAAGACAATACTTTTAATCGGATCAGGGCCAATAGTTATAGGTCAGGCATGCGAATTTGATTATTCAGGGACTCAGGCATGCAAGGCCTTGCGTGAAGAAGGATACAGGGTTGTTCTTGTGAATTCTAACCCTGCAACTATAATGACTGACCCTGAGATCGCAGATGCTACTTATATCGAACCGCTGACAGCAGACATACTAGAGCTGATTATAAAAAAGGAAAAACCTGATGCTATTTTGCCCACAATGGGAGGACAGACAGCGCTTAATCTTGCAGTTGAACTAGCAGAGAGCGGAGTACTGGACAAAAACAAAGTCGAGCTGATCGGCGCAAAACTTCATGCTATCAAAAAGGCTGAAGACAGAGAACTTTTCAAGGAAGCTATGAAGAAAATTGATCTTGATGTCCCTAAGAGCGCTCACATTGGGAACATGAAACAAGGACTTGAGATTATTGAGACTATTGGATTCCCTGCGATTCTAAGGCCGTCATTCACGCTTGGCGGAACAGGTGGAGGCATCGCATACAATATGGAAGAGTACACAGAACTTCTTGATAAAGGATTAAAACTCAGTCCTGTTCATCAGGTGCTTGTTGAGGAGTCTGTTATAGGTTGGAAAGAATATGAGCTTGAGGTAATGCGTGATACAAAGGACAATGTTGTGATAATTTGCTCGATCGAAAACCTTGATCCCATGGGAGTTCATACCGGAGATTCCATTACAGTTGCGCCTGCACAGACACTCACTGACAAAGAATATCAGACGATGCGTGATGCTTCTATAGCAATTATCAGGGAAATAGGAGTTGATACAGGCGGTTCTAATATTCAATTCGCATTGAATCCTGAGAACGGCAGGATGATAGTTATAGAGATGAATCCAAGGGTTTCCAGATCATCTGCTCTTGCAAGTAAAGCAACAGGATTTCCAATAGCAAAAATTGCTGCGAAGCTTGCGGTCGGTATGACATTGGACGAAATCCCAAATGACATAACAAAAGAGACGCCAGCATCATTTGAACCAACGATAGATTATGTTGTTACAAAGATACCAAGATTTGCATTTGAGAAATTCAGGGGCTCCAATCCTACCCTAACAACACAGATGAAATCTGTAGGCGAGGTAATGTCAATAGGAAGAACATTCAAGGAATCTCTTCAAAAGGCGCTCAGAAGCCTTGAGATCAGCAGTTATGGATTTGAGAATATTAATCTTGATATCGAAGAACTGAAGCCAAAGCTCAAAGTTCCGAATGCTGAAAGGCTATGGTACATTGCTGAGGCGGTAAGAAAAGGAATGTCTCTCAGTGAAATTTATGAGCTTACATGGATAGATCCATGGTTTCTGAATAATATAAAACAGATTATTGATATGGAAGAAGAGATAAAGAAAATGAAACCCGGCAAGGATGCAGGAGAAACACTCAGAAAATTTAAGGAATACGGCTTTTCAGACAGAAGAATAGCACAGCTTACAAAAAAGAAAGAGGATGAGATACGAAAACTCAGAAATGAACTTAGAATAAAACCTGTGTATAAAATGGTTGATACGTGTGCTGCTGAGTTTGCAGCATATACTCCTTATATGTATTCGACTTATGAAAGGCCTTTTTTTAAATTGGGATTATCAAGTCCTGTTACAGATTGTGAAGCAAATCCAACTGACAAGAAAAAAGTTGTAATTTTAGGCTCAGGCCCAAACAGGATAGGGCAGGGCATAGAATTCGATTACTGCTGTGTTCATGCTGTTTTTGCTCTCAAGGAACTTGGATTCGAGACAATAATGGTGAACTGCAATCCTGAGACTGTAAGCACTGATTATGACACTGCCGACAGGCTGTATTTTGAGCCTCTTACAATAGAAGATGTTATGAATATAATCCAGACAGAAAAACCTATAGGAATTATCGTGCAGTTCGGGGGACAGACTCCATTAAAACTTGCAGTTCCTCTTGAAAAAGAAGGGGTTAAGATTCTTGGAACAACGCCTGATTCAATAGACAGGGCTGAGAACAGAAAGAGATTTAAGGAGCTGCTGCACAAACTTAACCTCAAACAGGCGGAAAGCGATACTGCCATGTCTCCAGAAGAAGCATTTGCCATTGCAAAGAAGATAGGATATCCGGTAATGGTCAGACCTTCTTATGTGCTTGGCGGAAGGGCAATGGAGATTGTATATGATGAAATCTCGCTTATGGATTATATGGAGAGGGCTGTAAAGGCATCTTCAAAGCATCCTGTTCTTGTGGACAAATATCTTGAGGGCGCTGTTGAGGTTGATGTTGATGCAATATCTGACGGTTCTGATGTAATAATTGGTGGTGTTATGGAGCATATTGAAGAGGCTGGCATACATTCTGGAGATTCAGCATGCTCATTGCCGGCTTATTCTCTAAGCAAAGATATTGTTGATGAGATCAAGAAACAGACAAAGGCTCTTGCAAAAGAGCTTAATGTTATTGGACTCATGAATATCCAATTTGCTGTGAAGGACAAAGAAATATATGTTCTGGAGGTAAATCCCAGAGCATCAAGAACAATTCCATATGTAAGTAAAGCAACAGGAGTTCCTCTGGCAAAGCTTGCTGCAAAAGCAATGCTTGGAAAAACCCTGAAAGAACTGGGGATTGAAAAGGAAAAGGAGATGACCCATGTTGCAGTTAAAGAGGCAGTATTGCCTTTTGACAGGTTTACAGGAGTTGATGTAATACTTGGGCCTGAAATGAAGTCAACAGGCGAGGTAATGGGAATCGATGCAGATTTTGGCATGGCTTATGCTAAAGCCCAGCTTTCGAGCAGTAACAAGATACCTACCTCAGGCAGAATTTTTATAAGTGTGAGAGATGAGGACAAGGAAGGCATCTGTAAATTAGTAAGACAGCTTAATGATATGGGTTTCGATGTTGTTGCAACACGAGGCACTGCCCAGCATCTGAAAGATAAATGCATTCCTGTTGAAGTAGTGAATAAGGTTACTGAAGGAAGACCGGATATTATTGATATGATTAAGAACAAAGAGGTTCATTTCATAATCAATACAGTCAGTGATGCAAAGGCCCAGAAAGATTCTTACTCAATAAGGAGAAGCGCTTTACAATACAGGATTCCTTACACAACGACCGTATCGGGCGCCAAGGCAGTTGTCAATGCAATAGAGAAACTTTTAAAGAAAAATATGACCATAAAATCTATACAGGAATACCATAATCTTTTATAA
- a CDS encoding O-antigen ligase family protein, producing the protein MSFKKNLLEKIKLAEWLLLLLSVFSLPLFRSPTEIFLYSSALFFVVRHIYEKDIGMVLFAKDVRLGFLAIFASACLSALFALKPGLALLGSMGYLKMYTIFIIIASDFSDRNSIKIILRVVIAASVIAGAYGLMRYEMGLNDFVEFPSGGMTNHTAIYLGLALLIAFYYFFNVAKEAKLFEKTMAACGGIAILILLMFSSSRSWLSYGRMLFIPFVLFYFDRKKILKIAALVLIICALFAMAFPPNMQFASYGGRAIAWELSWEVYKAHPILGIGAKHLRFNTAEMYNLTHESHFNHAHNLFLNVLCHQGTVGFLSLMFLLYLIYKLLRKTNEDIKPLIVSVCISYFLISFVNTTLHSQHGFLFSVIIGMANNRFKE; encoded by the coding sequence ATGTCTTTTAAAAAAAATTTGCTCGAAAAAATAAAACTCGCAGAATGGCTCTTGCTGCTTTTGTCTGTTTTTTCATTGCCGCTGTTCAGATCTCCAACTGAAATTTTTTTATATAGCAGCGCTTTGTTTTTCGTTGTTCGTCATATTTACGAGAAGGACATTGGTATGGTTTTGTTTGCTAAAGATGTACGATTAGGTTTTCTTGCTATTTTTGCATCTGCCTGTCTCTCTGCCTTGTTTGCTCTGAAACCAGGCCTTGCATTGCTTGGAAGCATGGGCTACCTAAAGATGTATACAATATTTATTATTATTGCTTCTGATTTTTCAGACAGAAATTCTATAAAAATTATTTTGCGTGTTGTAATTGCAGCTTCAGTAATAGCAGGAGCATATGGATTAATGAGATATGAGATGGGATTGAATGATTTCGTTGAGTTTCCGTCAGGGGGAATGACAAATCATACAGCGATATATCTAGGCCTTGCTCTTTTAATAGCATTTTATTATTTTTTCAATGTAGCTAAAGAAGCCAAGTTATTTGAAAAAACTATGGCTGCCTGCGGGGGCATAGCAATTTTAATCCTTTTAATGTTTTCCTCTTCAAGAAGCTGGTTGAGCTACGGCAGAATGTTATTTATTCCATTTGTCCTTTTTTATTTCGATAGAAAAAAAATATTAAAGATTGCAGCATTAGTATTGATAATATGTGCACTATTTGCAATGGCATTTCCTCCAAATATGCAGTTTGCAAGTTATGGAGGGAGAGCGATTGCATGGGAACTGAGTTGGGAGGTCTATAAAGCCCATCCAATATTGGGTATCGGAGCTAAACACCTACGGTTCAATACTGCTGAAATGTATAATCTAACGCATGAAAGCCATTTTAACCATGCACATAATTTATTTTTGAATGTTCTTTGCCATCAAGGAACCGTTGGATTTCTTTCGCTGATGTTTTTGCTTTATTTGATCTATAAACTGTTGCGAAAGACAAATGAAGATATAAAACCGCTTATCGTAAGTGTCTGTATCTCTTATTTTTTGATAAGTTTTGTTAACACAACTCTACACTCTCAACACGGGTTTCTTTTTTCTGTAATTATAGGAATGGCTAATAATAGATTCAAGGAATAA
- a CDS encoding glycosyltransferase, translating to MKISIVIPVYKSEKILPVIAKQIDEAMEEAGLSRDYEVILVNDCSPDESWQIIEKLCDCYPSFKGINLMKNTGQHNAIMAGLNHTNGRTIVMMDDDLQHSPKYIIQLFLKINEGFDVCYTKFKERKHSLWKVLGSAFNDKAATIMLGKPKKIYLSSFKAISSDVKNIIITYTGPFAYVDGLILMATNNLTSIEVEHYERHEGKGNYTFAKGIMLWMKMATIFSIVPLRIATFLGFISAIVGFILALILIIEKLTMNVPVRGWASLIVTVLIMGGIQLIALGAIGEYLGRIYININKKPQFVIKSKKNLS from the coding sequence GTGAAAATTTCTATAGTGATCCCTGTATATAAAAGCGAAAAAATACTACCTGTGATTGCAAAACAGATAGATGAAGCTATGGAAGAAGCCGGCTTGAGCAGAGATTACGAGGTTATTTTAGTAAATGATTGCAGTCCTGATGAAAGCTGGCAGATAATTGAAAAACTGTGCGATTGTTATCCGTCTTTTAAAGGAATCAATTTAATGAAGAATACCGGTCAGCATAATGCTATTATGGCAGGATTAAATCATACCAATGGCAGAACGATTGTAATGATGGACGATGACCTTCAACATTCTCCTAAATATATAATTCAATTATTCTTAAAAATTAATGAAGGCTTTGACGTTTGTTACACAAAATTTAAAGAAAGGAAACACTCACTGTGGAAAGTATTAGGAAGCGCATTTAATGACAAGGCAGCAACAATTATGTTGGGGAAACCAAAGAAAATTTATCTGTCGTCATTCAAGGCGATCAGCAGTGATGTTAAAAATATAATAATAACCTATACAGGTCCTTTTGCATATGTAGATGGATTAATTCTAATGGCAACAAATAATCTGACAAGCATTGAAGTTGAGCATTATGAACGTCATGAAGGCAAGGGTAATTATACTTTTGCAAAAGGAATCATGCTGTGGATGAAAATGGCCACAATTTTCTCCATCGTGCCTTTAAGGATAGCAACTTTTTTAGGGTTCATTAGTGCCATTGTTGGTTTTATACTTGCCTTGATACTAATAATTGAAAAATTGACTATGAATGTTCCGGTTCGCGGTTGGGCATCATTAATAGTAACAGTTCTTATAATGGGAGGGATTCAGCTGATTGCTCTAGGAGCTATTGGAGAATATCTTGGTAGAATTTACATAAATATAAATAAGAAACCTCAATTTGTTATTAAATCAAAGAAAAATCTTTCTTGA
- a CDS encoding NAD-dependent epimerase/dehydratase family protein: MNCLVLGGNGFIGSHLVDKLISEGHHVRVFDKYEEHYRSPICSVDYLYGDFGNRGLLTEALHNIEIVFHLISTTLPKTSNDDPAFDIQSNLIDTIYLLEQCIAQKIKHIVFISSGGTIYGLPNTLPIKEDCPTNPLCSYGITKLAIEKYLELFSYLYGLSYTIIRPSNPYGSRQNPAGIQGAISVFLGKAVRNEVIEIWGDGEIVRDFIFIDDLIDGIHRAAITRTKSHIFNIGSGTGISINDILTAIRNVTHSEIKIEYKEKRSFDLPRIFLDITLAKEELGWNPVVPLESGIKKTLDFIKQIYK, encoded by the coding sequence TTGAATTGCCTTGTACTTGGGGGAAATGGTTTTATAGGCTCTCATCTGGTTGATAAACTTATCTCAGAGGGGCATCATGTCCGAGTTTTCGACAAATATGAAGAACATTACCGTTCTCCTATTTGCTCTGTTGATTACCTATATGGTGATTTTGGCAACAGAGGATTATTGACTGAAGCTTTACATAATATTGAGATTGTTTTTCATCTAATAAGCACTACTCTGCCAAAGACTTCAAATGATGATCCAGCTTTTGACATTCAATCCAACTTAATTGACACCATATATTTGTTGGAGCAATGTATTGCACAAAAAATTAAACATATTGTCTTTATTTCTTCAGGCGGCACAATTTATGGACTGCCTAACACCTTGCCAATAAAAGAAGACTGTCCTACCAATCCTTTATGCTCATATGGAATAACGAAACTGGCAATCGAAAAGTATCTGGAACTTTTCAGCTATCTGTACGGACTGAGTTATACGATTATTCGTCCGTCAAATCCATATGGAAGCAGGCAGAATCCAGCTGGAATCCAAGGTGCGATATCTGTCTTTCTTGGAAAAGCGGTTAGAAATGAAGTAATAGAGATATGGGGCGATGGAGAAATAGTGCGTGATTTTATTTTCATTGATGACCTTATAGATGGAATTCATAGAGCAGCTATAACCAGAACTAAATCTCATATATTTAATATAGGCAGCGGGACAGGCATTTCAATTAACGATATTTTAACTGCTATTCGCAATGTTACTCATAGTGAAATAAAAATTGAATATAAGGAAAAACGCTCATTTGACTTGCCAAGAATATTTCTTGATATAACACTGGCAAAAGAAGAACTTGGCTGGAATCCGGTTGTCCCATTAGAATCAGGAATTAAAAAAACCCTTGATTTTATCAAGCAAATTTATAAATAG
- the gyrA gene encoding DNA gyrase subunit A, with product MAKVPISIEEEMKASYLDYAMSVIIGRALPDIRDGLKPVQRRILYAMFREGLLSNKKYSKCAGVVGEVLKKYHPHGDSAVYDALVRLAQDFNMRNPLIDGQGNFGSIDGDPAAAYRYTEARLAKLAEELLEDIDKDTVDFTANFDETTEEPVVLPSRVPNLIINGSSGIAVGMATNVPPHNLGEIIDGLVMLLKNPEISIKQLANIIKGPDFPTGGIIHGTGGITDAYNTGRGLIKIRAKAKIEEQKRGNNIIITELPYQVNKARLIEKIAELVRDKKIEGISEIRDESDRDGIRVVLELKRGEMAEVMLNNLYKHTQMESTFGIIMLALVGNQPRVLNLKDMLKYFLQHRRDVVIRRTKFELRKTEERAHILEGLKTALDNLDAIISLIRKSKTPEEARNGLMSNYPLSEIQAQAILDMKLQRLTGLERDKIMSEYKEVLKEIERLKAILASETLIAKVINDELIEIREKYTEERRTEISAETKEITIEDLITEEDMVITFSHQGYIKRNPLSEYRSQRRGGKGLIGMETKEEDFVEQLFIGSTHDYMLFFSNIGKLYWLKVYQIPEAGRASKGKALVNLLQLSQGERISTAISVRDFKEGYLVMFTKNGTVKKTALEEYNNPRGKGIIAITLDKGDELIAVKKTDGKSDLIIGTINGLAIRFNEDDVRDMGRTAKGVRGIRIGKDDAVVSAEVAEDKTALLTITERGMGKRTMIEEYPMQGRGGKGVISIKTTEKGGKSVGLILVREEDEIIMITNSGKLIRTKADNISMQGRNTQGVRVMDVEKGDKIVSFGKVAEKD from the coding sequence ATGGCAAAGGTTCCAATAAGTATTGAAGAAGAAATGAAGGCTTCCTACCTTGATTATGCTATGAGCGTAATTATCGGGAGGGCATTGCCAGATATAAGGGACGGGTTAAAGCCTGTCCAGAGAAGAATTCTATATGCAATGTTTAGAGAGGGACTCCTTTCTAACAAGAAATACTCCAAGTGTGCTGGTGTTGTCGGTGAAGTGCTTAAAAAGTACCACCCGCACGGTGACTCTGCTGTTTATGATGCACTTGTAAGGCTTGCTCAGGACTTTAATATGCGCAATCCACTGATAGACGGACAGGGCAACTTCGGCTCTATTGATGGAGACCCTGCAGCAGCTTATCGTTATACAGAGGCAAGACTTGCAAAGCTCGCAGAAGAGCTTCTTGAGGACATAGACAAAGATACAGTTGATTTCACTGCTAACTTTGACGAGACAACAGAAGAGCCTGTTGTGCTCCCATCAAGGGTTCCTAACCTTATCATTAACGGATCATCAGGGATTGCTGTTGGAATGGCAACAAATGTCCCGCCTCATAATCTTGGCGAGATAATTGATGGACTAGTAATGCTGCTTAAGAATCCTGAGATCAGTATTAAGCAGCTTGCAAATATAATAAAAGGCCCTGATTTTCCAACTGGGGGGATTATACACGGCACAGGCGGGATTACTGATGCCTATAACACTGGCAGAGGATTAATAAAGATAAGGGCCAAAGCAAAGATCGAAGAACAAAAAAGAGGGAACAATATTATCATCACTGAGCTTCCTTATCAGGTCAATAAGGCAAGACTAATAGAAAAAATAGCCGAGCTTGTAAGGGATAAAAAGATAGAAGGCATATCAGAGATAAGAGATGAGTCTGACAGAGACGGCATCAGGGTTGTTCTTGAGTTAAAAAGAGGCGAGATGGCAGAAGTAATGCTGAACAATCTATACAAGCACACCCAGATGGAATCAACATTCGGGATTATAATGCTTGCGCTTGTAGGCAATCAGCCAAGGGTCTTGAATCTAAAAGATATGCTTAAGTATTTCTTGCAACACAGGCGTGATGTTGTTATCAGAAGGACAAAATTCGAGCTGAGGAAAACAGAAGAAAGAGCACATATATTAGAAGGCTTAAAGACTGCGCTTGATAATCTTGATGCGATTATTTCCCTCATCAGAAAATCAAAGACCCCTGAGGAAGCAAGGAATGGGTTGATGAGTAACTATCCGCTTTCAGAAATTCAGGCTCAGGCAATACTGGATATGAAACTGCAGCGCCTTACCGGGCTTGAAAGAGATAAGATAATGAGCGAATACAAAGAAGTGTTAAAGGAAATTGAAAGACTGAAGGCCATACTTGCAAGTGAAACTCTGATAGCAAAGGTAATAAACGATGAACTGATTGAAATTAGAGAGAAATATACTGAAGAAAGAAGAACCGAGATAAGCGCAGAGACAAAAGAAATAACAATAGAAGACCTGATAACAGAAGAAGATATGGTTATAACTTTTTCGCATCAGGGCTATATAAAGAGAAATCCTCTGTCTGAATATAGAAGCCAGCGAAGAGGCGGTAAAGGACTTATTGGCATGGAGACAAAAGAAGAGGATTTCGTTGAACAGCTTTTTATCGGCTCTACGCATGATTACATGCTTTTTTTCTCGAACATTGGGAAACTTTACTGGTTGAAGGTATATCAGATTCCGGAGGCAGGTCGTGCTTCAAAAGGAAAGGCGCTTGTAAATCTGCTCCAGCTTTCTCAGGGAGAAAGAATATCAACAGCAATCTCTGTCCGAGATTTTAAAGAGGGATATCTTGTGATGTTTACAAAAAATGGTACAGTGAAGAAGACCGCACTTGAGGAATACAATAACCCTAGAGGAAAGGGAATCATCGCTATCACGCTCGATAAAGGCGATGAGTTGATTGCTGTCAAGAAAACAGACGGTAAAAGCGATTTGATTATAGGTACGATTAATGGTCTTGCAATACGCTTTAATGAAGATGATGTCCGCGACATGGGGCGTACTGCAAAGGGAGTAAGAGGAATCCGCATTGGAAAAGATGATGCGGTTGTTTCAGCGGAGGTTGCCGAGGACAAGACAGCGCTTCTTACAATCACTGAAAGAGGAATGGGTAAGAGGACAATGATCGAGGAATATCCAATGCAGGGAAGAGGCGGCAAAGGTGTAATATCAATAAAGACCACTGAGAAAGGCGGGAAGTCAGTGGGTCTCATTCTCGTAAGGGAAGAAGATGAGATAATAATGATCACAAATTCAGGAAAACTGATAAGAACAAAGGCGGATAATATTTCCATGCAAGGCAGAAACACGCAGGGCGTAAGGGTCATGGATGTTGAAAAGGGAGACAAGATTGTAAGTTTTGGCAAGGTTGCAGAGAAGGATTAA
- a CDS encoding PASTA domain-containing protein, which yields MNNTIKIPLYFIGFVLLGFLFAYITFQIISFSKTVDVPDLSGKSLVEANEMLKKIKLSLKIGGEDFDASAPPGKIIKQDAPPGSKLKEQRAVKVIISRGTRIQEIPFVVGEPSDKAESILLQKGFKLNRIIRVHSNSIEKDRVIAQRPGPDDKSEGKVVLIVSAGNYDTVYYCPDFQGKSQEEAIQIAEKLGLKLRIIGSGDLIRSQKPRPGAQIKKGETVLAQIESSQPMRDAEKLRGGTGW from the coding sequence ATGAACAATACAATTAAAATTCCGCTGTATTTTATTGGTTTTGTGCTTCTGGGTTTTTTATTCGCTTACATTACGTTCCAGATAATCAGCTTCAGCAAGACAGTTGATGTGCCTGATCTTTCAGGTAAAAGTCTTGTTGAAGCAAATGAGATGTTGAAAAAAATAAAGCTTAGCCTCAAGATTGGAGGCGAAGATTTCGATGCATCAGCGCCGCCAGGAAAAATTATAAAGCAGGATGCTCCTCCAGGGAGCAAATTAAAAGAACAAAGAGCAGTAAAGGTGATAATAAGCAGAGGAACAAGAATTCAGGAAATACCGTTTGTTGTCGGTGAGCCTTCCGACAAGGCAGAATCAATACTTCTTCAAAAAGGATTTAAGCTAAACAGGATAATCCGCGTACATTCAAACAGCATTGAAAAAGACAGAGTTATTGCACAGAGGCCTGGACCTGATGATAAATCAGAAGGAAAGGTTGTGCTTATTGTCAGCGCAGGAAATTATGATACAGTATATTATTGTCCTGATTTTCAGGGGAAATCACAGGAAGAGGCAATACAGATTGCTGAAAAGCTCGGACTGAAACTCAGAATTATAGGTTCAGGGGATTTAATAAGATCTCAGAAGCCGAGACCTGGCGCTCAGATTAAAAAAGGTGAGACAGTGCTGGCTCAGATTGAGAGTTCACAGCCGATGAGGGATGCAGAAAAACTTAGAGGAGGAACAGGATGGTAA
- the rpe gene encoding ribulose-phosphate 3-epimerase, with translation MVKIAPSILSADFTRLGEEIKNSDSAGIDLFHIDIMDGHFVPNITIGPSVVKAIKKITKTPLDIHLMIENPDKYLDEFIDAGADYLAVHVEACIHLHRTVQHIKERKIKAGVSLNPATPLSTLENIISDLDFVLVMSVNPGFGGQDFIPQALDKIKALKKMIVDKKLSTLIEIDGGVKLDNAKEVAKAGADMLVIGSGFFNHKQGEITKEDYISFTKKLRNILV, from the coding sequence ATGGTAAAAATTGCTCCATCGATACTTTCAGCTGATTTTACTCGTTTGGGCGAAGAAATAAAAAATTCAGACTCAGCAGGCATTGACCTTTTCCATATCGATATAATGGATGGTCATTTTGTACCGAATATTACTATTGGGCCTTCAGTTGTTAAGGCAATAAAAAAGATAACAAAAACTCCTCTTGATATTCACCTTATGATAGAAAATCCCGATAAATATCTAGATGAATTCATTGATGCCGGAGCTGATTATCTCGCAGTGCATGTTGAAGCATGTATCCACTTGCACAGGACTGTCCAACATATAAAAGAAAGGAAAATAAAGGCAGGGGTGTCTCTTAATCCGGCAACGCCGCTGTCAACTCTTGAGAATATAATAAGCGATCTTGATTTTGTGCTTGTTATGTCTGTTAACCCTGGATTTGGCGGACAGGATTTTATTCCTCAGGCATTAGATAAAATAAAAGCCTTGAAAAAAATGATTGTAGACAAGAAACTCTCAACCTTGATCGAGATAGACGGCGGAGTAAAACTTGACAATGCAAAAGAGGTCGCAAAGGCCGGCGCAGACATGCTTGTAATAGGTTCTGGATTTTTTAACCACAAACAGGGCGAAATAACAAAGGAAGATTATATCTCTTTCACAAAGAAACTGCGGAACATACTGGTTTAA